AAACAGATTTTCTCTCCTTATTCACCTCACATTTTTCCCAGTAGCTTCCCCGGTGCATCACCTAATGACTGTAAGAATAAGGATGATGCAGCGAAGAAGCATTGTGAAGGAAATCCGGATCAGTATGGAAATCACCGATCGCCAAAAGTTGTCTCACTGAAGCATCATTGGTGGTGGATGATGAACACGGTGTGGGATGGGCTAAAGGAGACTCGGGGGCATACTGGCCATATTCTTTTCATAGAAGAggaccattttatttttccaaatgcatACCGCAACTTGCAGATACTCACATCACTGAAGTCTAAAAAATGTCCCGATTGCTATGCTGCAAACTTAGCACCTTCTGATGTGAAGTCGAGAGGAGAAGGGGGGGAGAGTTTGATTGCTGAGAGGATGGGTAATGTCGGTTATTCCTTCAACCGAACCGTCTGGAGGAAAATCCATAAAAAGGCTAAAGAGTTCTGCTACTTTGATGATTACAACTGGGACATTGCTATGTGGACTACCGTTTATCCCTCCTTTGGGGCTCCAGTGTATTCATTGCGAGGACCAAGGACTAGTGCGGTTCACTTTGGGAAGTGTGGGCTACATCAAGGCCAGGGCGAGCAAACTGCTTGTGTTGATAATGGGGTTGTGAACATTGAAGTAAATGATGAAGATAAGGTCGCAAATATCAAATCTGAGTGGAATGTGCATGTCCATAAGCATCAACAAGGTTATAAGGCAGGGTTCAAGGGTTGGGGAGGTTGGGGTGATGAGAGAGATCGTCACTTATGCTTGGAGTTTGCTCGCATGTATAAACTCACAGAGACAGCTTCCTTCTGAATAGCCagtcttttgatttttcctgCTGCTGTAGCATGAGGCTTCATTTATTCTAGATGAGTTATCAATAGAAATACACGTCTTCGATTATTCAGtataaaatttctcaatttgatcTGCTTTTTGTATTAGCTTTTTGGCATGTACCCACTTTTTGTGtcccttttgcttttctttggtCATCTGTACCTAATGTTCAGTCTACATGGCATTTAAAGTTAATCTCTATCATCTTGATTTAAGTCACCAGGACATTGGAAATGCTTTCAAGAGAAGGCTCTTTCTCTAAGGATCTGTTGCAATACGTATAATTGCATTCCTggatatcttctttcaaaaggCTTCTGCTTCCTTAgtaaatgttttagtagaagaTATAATTTCTTGGAGTTGAGGTTTATTTATGGGTTTTTGCCTTGAGAAGAGGCAGAAGTATACTGTAAGCAAGGGTGGCTCATTCGGTCCATGTAATTGGGAAATGGATTGTGAACATGTTTCTTTGGTTCCTATGAAATTTTACTCACTGCATGCAGAGTGTTACCTGACCATTTGCATTGAACGTTTGTCCAGATTTTGATTCAGATGTTCCTTTACCAGCTTTCTGAGGTTCAATTCCAACTGCAAACTTGTGTCTCTCATACTTTGCTGTGGGAAATTCACTTGGACTTGCATTTCTGTTGCATCCAAATATGATGGATGAGTAGAATATCTTGGATCGGTTGCAGGACTTGATATTCATTCTCAGTTCCTTGGAAGAATGCCATTGGAGCTGAATAAGGTCGTCCCATGGTTCGTTGAGGAAAATCATATTATTCGGGATAATTTCGAGTCTTGATGAGCACTGCAGCTCTGAAGTTATGACTGTTGGTTCTTATTCTGGTGATTTAATTAAAACGATATGCTTTTCCTGAATTTGTTAGGATCAGTCTATGTTGTTGAGGAAGGTTGGGCGGTTGTGGAATTTTTCATTTGCATCTTGTTTTGCTCATGATTACAGTTGCGGCTTCTTTTGCTCTCCATTATTCGCCATGACTATATTTTATGTTTCATATTTTGGAGATGCAAATATATGTCAAACTGATCATGCGCAGAATGAGGGCCTATGGAATCTTCTTGTGTGGCAGGAGAAATCTCTCTACTTCTCAACTGATGGCTTGTGTGAGGCTCTCTGTTTTGTTGCATTGATCTAGTGGAAAAGTGATTTACAAGAGCTCCTAATCCTTTTCTGTGAATATTGAATCTCCAATGTTGCTTCATCTGTCAAGTGAGGTCTGCGTATTGTAAGCGATCAACTCTGATGCTGTACTAGATTCACTACATTGTTGTCTCTCAGGACATAGATTTATCGGTTCAGAACTCAATATCTGCTCGTACTCTTTTTCGTTTGTATTGTATCTTGAGCTCCTCATATTATCGTTAACTGCAATTCCCACAAGAAATCTTGTGCTtgttcatcaaatcaaagagcCGAATCCTGTTGCTAAACTCATTAAGCACTCCATAAATTCTCGaagaatattttgttttaaatacaAGCGCACTTCACTTTACTAACTGATGGATGGATCAACGGCTTTAGTCAAAGGGATACATACGACGCTCGTGATCATTTAAGGGAAATGCATTTCTAATCAGTCCAACTCAAGGGTCGATGGTGTTGGTAAAATGGGAGCCATTCCGTACCGTAAAGGCGAAATCTCGATTCCAGAACTCGTttgattttgtaatttcttgAGTCTAGCAAAGTAACTTCTCTAAAATGAATC
This region of Eucalyptus grandis isolate ANBG69807.140 chromosome 8, ASM1654582v1, whole genome shotgun sequence genomic DNA includes:
- the LOC104456601 gene encoding alpha-1,6-mannosyl-glycoprotein 2-beta-N-acetylglucosaminyltransferase, which gives rise to MASCKKPRTKEVGCRRFVFVSVFTFMVVSVVVFCLRANPVSNNAMEPADDTNRTRSYFHLKRDLNLPKKNELSIQLEMHNRLPPRNRDLYPTLAKDHITIVLYVHNRPQYLRVVVKSLSQVKGIGETLLIVSHDGYFDEMNKIVEGIKFCQVKQIFSPYSPHIFPSSFPGASPNDCKNKDDAAKKHCEGNPDQYGNHRSPKVVSLKHHWWWMMNTVWDGLKETRGHTGHILFIEEDHFIFPNAYRNLQILTSLKSKKCPDCYAANLAPSDVKSRGEGGESLIAERMGNVGYSFNRTVWRKIHKKAKEFCYFDDYNWDIAMWTTVYPSFGAPVYSLRGPRTSAVHFGKCGLHQGQGEQTACVDNGVVNIEVNDEDKVANIKSEWNVHVHKHQQGYKAGFKGWGGWGDERDRHLCLEFARMYKLTETASF